TCGAAGAACTGCTCATGCGTCAGGATCAGCACGGTGCCGTCGTCGTCCGGCCGCAGGGTCAGCGTCACCTGCGACTCCCGCTCCGGCATGGTCCGCCAGGCCCAGCTGAACACCAGCTTCTCGTTCGGCACCACCTCCTTGTACACGCCGCCGATATCGTGGCGCTCGCCGTCCGGCGTGGAGAAGGCGACGTGATAGCGGCCGCCGGTGCGCGGGTCGGCCTCGGCGCTGATCGTCTCGGCGCCCGCCGGCCCGAACCAGCGCATTATTTTTTCCGGCTCGATCCAGGCCGCGTAGACCCGGGCGGGAGGGGCGGCGAGGCGGCGCCGGATGCTGAGGCTGGGCTTGGCGAGCATGACTCCTCCTCGACGAAGGCGGCCAGTCGGTCGAGCTGTTCGGACCAGAAGCGCTGGTATCGGCTCAGCCAGCCCATCGCCTGCTCCATCGGTGCCGCGGACAGGCGGCAGGTCACGGTGCGCCCGGTCTTGGTCCGCGTGATCAGCCCGGCGTCGGACAGCACGTCGAGATGCTTCATCACCGCCGGCAGCGACATGGTGAAGGGCCGCGCCAGCTCGCTGACCGAGACGTCCTGCTCCTCGCCCAGCCGGGCGATCAGCGCCCGGCGCGTCGGGTCGGCCAGGGCGGCGAAGGTACGGTCGAGGGCGGGCTCTTGATAGTTAACCATCAAGTGAACTTTGGGGTTATCGGGTCCGGCTGTCAAGCCATATGCGCCGACATCGGGACGAGGGTCCAGTATCCCGGACGTTTAGGTCGGTCCTACCGTACCCACCGCCGGAAGCCAAGGCGCTCGACCAGCACCACGAGGCCGAAGGCCATCAGACCCATCGCAGCGGCGACGAAGACGGCGGCGAACAGGCGGTCGGCTTGGTAGTTGAAGGTGGCCTGGATGATCAGCGCGCCCAGGCCGGCATTCGACCCGATCCATTCGCCGACGATGGCGCCGATGACGCTGCCGGTGGCGGCGATGCGAAGCGCGGTGAACAGCATCGGCAGCGACCGCGGCGCGCGCAGCCGCCAGAAGGTCTCCCAGCCGCTGGCCGACAGCACCCGCATCAGCTCGTGCTCGTTCGGCGTCGCCAGGGTCAGGCCGCGGGCCATGGCGATCAGGGTCGGGAAGAAGCAGATCACCGCGGCGATCACGATCTTGGGCAGCAGGCCCAGCCCGAACATCAGGATGAAGATCGGCGCCAGGGCCAGCACCGGGATGGTGTTGAGGAACAGCACGATCGGGAAGTAGGCGGCGCGCACCGGCCGGCTGTAGGTGAACAGCACCGCCAGCAGCACCGCGACGGCGTTGCCCAGAAGGAAGCCCAGCACCGCCTCCAGCGCCGTCGGCCCGGCATTGGCCAGCAGCAGCGCCCGGTCGGTCCAGAGCTTGCCGAACACCGCGGCCGGCGTCGGCACGATGAAGGCCGGCACGCCCAGCGCCGGCACGGCGAACTGCCAGGCCAGCAGGATCGACAGCGCCCCCAGCGCCGGCCACAGGAGGTCGGAGGGGCGGGTCATGGCTTGCACCCCAGCGGCGCAAACCCCCTCCCCCTAGCCCCCTCCCGCGAGGGGAGGGGGGACACGGTGGGGATAGCGTGGAGAACGGTTCGCGACGACATGCAAAACCAAGTTCCCCCTCCCCTTGCGGGAGGGGGGCAGGGGGAGGGGGTTCCCGAAGCCAGAACTGATGCCCCCGTCATGTCGGCGCTCCCGACCCCTCGGCCAGCAGCCGACGCAGATGAGCACAGACCGCCGTCACCTCCGGCGCGTCGCGGTCGCAGCGGCCGTCGGAATCCTTCAGCGGCCGCAGGTCGACGATCTCCAGCACCCGGCCGGGATGGGCCGCCAGCACCAGCACCTGCTGGCCCAGATACACCGCCTCGGCGATGCTGTGGGTGACGAAGACCACGGTGGTGCCGGTGCGCCGCCACAGCGCCAGCAGCTCGTCGTTCAGCCGGTCGCGGGTGATCTCGTCCAGCGCGCCGAAGGGCTCGTCCATCAGCAGGATCCGTGGCCGGGACAGCAGGGCGCGGGCGATCGCCACGCGCTGGCGCTGGCCGCCCGACAGCTGGTCCGGCATCCGCTCCGCCAGCCCGCCGAGGCCGAGCAGGGCCAGCAGGTCTTCGGTTGCCACCCGGTCGGGCCGGGCGGACCGGCCGCGACCGACCTGCAGCGGCAGCTCGATATTGGCGCGCACGTTGCGCCAGGGCAGCAGGGTCGGGTCCTGGAACACGAAGCCGATGTCGCGGCGCGCCCGGGCCGCTTCCGGCGGGCCGCCCAGCACCGCGATCTCGCCGCCCAGCGGCGCCAGCAGGTCGGCCACCACCCGCAGCAGGGTCGACTTGCCGCAGCCCGAGGGCCCGAGGATGGTCAGGAAGCCGCCCTGCGGCACGTCCAGATCGACGCCGTCCAGCACCGGCATCGCGCCGTATCCGATGGCGAGGCCCCGGCAGCGGATCGCGGCGCTGTCCACTCCTGCCGTCACCCCAGCTTCGGCCGGTCGGCCGCGGTCATCTCCAGGATCGCGCCGGACCAGCACTCCTCCGGCTTCGGCGCGCTGCCCTGGAACTGGCCGATCGAGTCGTAGATCCGCACCTGCTCGGCGATCGCGTCGGGGTCGAACCAGCCCCAGCCTTTCGCCCTGGTGTCGGCATCGAAGCTCAGCTTCAGCACCAGCCCGACCGTCGCCTGCTCGGTCTCGCGGTCCAGCTGCGGATAGGCGTCGACGGTCAGGTCCACGGCCTCCTTCGGATGCGCATGGGTCCAGGCCCAGCCCTTGGCCACGGCGCGCAGGAACTTCGCCAGCACCTCGGCATTCTGCTCCAGCGCCGTGTCGGTGGCGAAATAGACGTTGGAGTAGGAGGGCAGGCCGGTGTCCTTCATCATCAGATCGATCCGGTCCGGCCCGATCACCGACAACGCCTTGGTGTTGGTGATCCAGCCGGTGACGGCGTCGACCTGGCCGGCCACCAGCGGCGTCATGTCGAAGCCGATATTGGTGATGTCCAGCTGCGACGGGTCGATCCTGTTCTGCGCCAGGATGGCGTCTAGCACGAAGCGTGCGGTCGGCTGGATGCCGATGCGCTTGCCGATCATGTCCTTGACGCTGCGGATCGGCGCCCTGGGCAGGGAGTAGAAGGCGAAGGGGCCGGAACGGTAGCCGCAGGCGATGATCTTCACCGGCACGCCGGAGCCGCGGGCCAGCAGCAGCTGCGCGGAATCCGAGAACTGGCCCAGCGCCGCCTGGCCGGTGACGACCGGCGGCACGGTGGCGGAGTTCGGGCCGCCGGGCGAGAACTCGACCTCCAGCCCCTCGGCCTGGAACAGCCCCTGCTTCAGCGCCACCACGTCGCCGATCTGGCCGTTGCTGATCAGCCAGTCGTATTTGATCACGACCTTGGCGGCCTCGGCCCGGCCCTCCGGAATCCTCAGCGCGATGCCGGCGCCGAAGGCGGCGATCCCGGCCAGGACGGTGCGGCGGTCGAAGGCGGTCATGCGGTCCTCCGTCAGGCGGCCGGGCCTTCGACGTCGCCCACCGGGCCGCCGTCGAGCCAGGCATAGATCTCCCACAGATTGTCGTCCGGGTCGGTGAAATAGGCGCAGCGGGCATTCCACGGATAGTCGGCGGGCGGCCGCGTGAACGTCACGCCCAGCGCGCTCAGCTCGCGATAGACCGCATCGATCGTGTCAGGCGACGGCAGCTCGGCGGCGGCGCAAGCCTTGTGCACCTGCGGCGGGGCGCGGCGGCCGGAGACGCCGGTGTGCTCGGCGATGTGGCCGATCTCCCACAGCGCCAGGGTCAGCCCGGCGCCCTTGAAGTCGGCGAAGCCCGGGGCGCGGCGGCGCAGCCGGAAGCCCAGCTTGCCGATATAGAAGGCGGCCGCCCGCTCCACATCCTCGACCAGGAAGCAGATGTCGGTGATCGGATGGGCCTGGGCGAAGGGCATGGCGGTCTCCGGACGGTCTCGCGCCGATCATGGCGCCGCCGCCCGCCACCGCTCTTTCGCAATCCTGCGGTTTCGTTGCCGGAACTTGCGGTCACCCCTCCGCCCGGAAACGCGCCGGGGTGGTGCCCGTGGCGCGGCGGAAGGCGGTGGAGAAATGCGCCTGGCTGGCGAAGCCGACGCGATAGGCGATCTCGGCCAGCGCCAGGTCGGGCCGCGCCAGCAGCGTCTTGGCGCGCTCCACTCGCCGCGCCAGCACGAACTGATGCGGCGCCCGGCCGGTCGCGGCCTTGAAGGCGCGGCTGAAATGAAACGGGCTGAGCCGGGCGACGGCGGCCAGCTCCGCCAGGCTCAGATCGCCGTCTTCCAGCGCATCCTCGATATGCTCCAGCACCCGGCGCAGCCGGTCCGGCGACAGCGCGTCGGGCCGTTCCGGCCGCGGCGCCGGGCGGTGCGACAGCAGGCGCAGGGTGCAGGCGGCGAAGGACAGGCCCAGCTGCTCGGCCAGCAGCGGGTCCGTCGCCTCCGGTCGCCGCGCCAGCTCGGCCAGGGCCAGGGCGACATGGATCGTCACCGGGTCGGCGGCGACCAGCATCTCGCCGTCCTCGAACTGCGCCGGGCCGATCTCCCGGCCGATCCGGCGATAGGCCTCGGGCGGCTGGAAGATCGAGATGTAGTCGGCGCCGTCGCCGTCGACGAACAGCGGCAGCCCGGCCGGCTGCACCCCGAGCGTCCAGGACGGCCGCGCCACCCGCCGCGTCGGCCCGTCGCCGATCCGGAAGGCATAGCGCCCATGGCTTGTGCGGTTCAGCGACAGCCGGTGCAGCGCGCCGCACGACTCCATCCGCCCGGCGTCGCTGCGATAGCACTCCACCATGATGTCCGGCCGCGCGGTCGCCGCGTAATCGTGCAGTGCCGGCCGGCTGATGGCGAAGACCGAGGGGTCGAGACCGTCCATCCCATGCTCTCCCTGCCTGCCCGGTCCGCGGCTCTCGCGGCCGCGATTCCGATTCCGATGCCGTTGCCGCACCGGAACGACGCAAGCAGCATGCCAGACGGAGGCGGGCAGGGCCATCGGTCCCGGCCTGATGTGCCCTGGGGAACAGGCGGGCGTTGCGGATTGCCGTAGACCATCGGTCGCGAAGGACCGACGGAGCGAGGATGCAGCCATGGCCGTCACCGACAAGGACATCGCCGATCTCGTGGCGCGCGCCGCGGACGCCAATGCGGCGCTGATGCGCGGGGATGTCGAGGGATACTTTGCCCTGATCTCCCTTGCCGACGACTTCACGCTCATGTCCCCGTTCGGCGGGCCGCCCAGCCGGGGCTTCGACATGTCGAGCGATCGGGTGGCGGCGCTGGGCCGCTTCTTCCGGGCGGGCCGGACGGCGCTGGAGCTGGTGCAGGCCTACGCTTCGGGCGACATGGCGGTGCTGGCGGTGATCGAGCGGCAGACGGCCGAGGTCGGCGGCCTGCCGGATCAGGACTGGTCGCTGCGCGTCACCCTGGTCTTTCGCCGCGACGGCACGGAATGGCGGCTGGTTCACCGCCACGCCGACGCGCTGGTCCACGGCATCAGCCTGGACCAGGCGGCTGCGATCGCCCGCGGCGAGGCAGAACTCCACTCTCGGCCCGGCGGACAGGCCTGACCGTCAGCAGGTCAGCCCACCCGCAGGAGACATTCATTTCGCCTTCGGGATGGGCGGCGCGGTGCTGGCGGTCGCCATCTCCGTGTGCAGCCCCTGCGCCATCTGCAGGTGGTGGAACACCACCGGCAGGGTCTCGGTGGCGAAGCCTTTCAGCCCCTCGTCCTGGCCGGCGCCGATCTCGTATTCCAGCAGCTGCGCCGTGACCTGGTGGTCGGCGATCTGGCTGGCGACGTAGGCGCGGTCGAAATCGGCGCCCTTCAGCCCCTTCAGCTTGTCATGGATCGCCTGGTGCTCGGCATCCATCTCCCGGGGCAGGACGATGCCGGCCGCCTTTGCCAGATCGGCCAGCCGGTCGTTCGCCTTGCCGTGATCGCGCACCATCTGCCGGCCGAAGTCGCGCACCGCGTCGCTGCCGCCCTGCGCCTCGGCCAGCTTGCCGAAGGCGACCTCGGCCAGGCCGCCCTGCGCCGCCGCGACGACGAAGACCTGGTCCGACGCGTTCGGCCGGTGCGGCGCCGGCGTGCCGGGCTTCCGCTCCGGCGTCCCGGCGGGGGTGGTCGCCGGGTTGCCCGGCGCGGGGGTGGTCGGGTCGACGGTCTGGGCCCAGCCCGGCGTCGTCCCCAGCAGGAGGGCCGCCAGCGCCGCGGCCGCGATCCGATCCGTCATGCCGGTTCCTCCTTCCATGACCGTCACAGCGTCAGCAGATAGGCGGTCAGCTCGTCCTTCTCGTCCTGGGTCAGCTTCAGCCCGAGCACGAGGTTGAAGTACTCGACCGTGTCGGCCAGGGTCGGCAGGCGGCCGTCATGCAGATAGGGCGGAGAATCCTTGATGCCGCGCAGGGTGAAGGTCTTGATCGGCCCGTCCGGCAGGACGACCTGGCCGTTCACGGTCTGGCCGATGTCGTAGAACCGCTCCGCCTTCAGGTCGTGCATCTGGTTGTCCATGAAGGCGGTCTGCGGCATGTGGCAGGTGGCGCACTGGCCCTTGCCCATGAAGATCCGCTCGCCCGCCAGCTCCTGCTCGGTCGCCTTGGCCGGGTCGAGGCGCCCCAGCGGGGTCAGCTTCGGCGCCGGCGGGAAGTCGATGATGTTCTGCATCTGCGCCATCATCGCCGTCTGGTCGTGGCGGTCCGGCAGGTTCACGCCCTTGCGCTGGGCGCTCATCTGGTCGCCGTTGAAATAGGCGGTGCGCTGCTCGAACTCGGTGAAGTCCTCGACCGAGCGCAGCGAGCGCTTCGAGCCGTGGATCTGCTGGTTGAACATGCCGCGCAGGCTGACCGTGTCGATCCGGAACCGCGCCGCCTGCGGCCGGATGTCAGGGGTCAGGTGGAACGCCGCGTTGCTGTGGAAATTGGCGTGGCAGTCCAGGCAGGTGACGCCCAGGCTCTGGTCCGCGCTCTTGCGGTCCTCGGTCTGGTTGAACTCCTCCTGCGGGAACGGCGTCAGCAAGAGGCGCAGCCCCTCCATCTGCACCGGGGTGATCAGCCCGACCATCAGCGCGTAGTAGTTCTTGATGGTCAGCAGCTGCCCGCGCGAGACGTCGCCCA
The sequence above is drawn from the Inquilinus sp. Marseille-Q2685 genome and encodes:
- a CDS encoding SRPBCC domain-containing protein; amino-acid sequence: MRWFGPAGAETISAEADPRTGGRYHVAFSTPDGERHDIGGVYKEVVPNEKLVFSWAWRTMPERESQVTLTLRPDDDGTVLILTHEQFFDEPARDRHREGWGGCLDRLERYLLEEEAVA
- a CDS encoding helix-turn-helix domain-containing protein, whose amino-acid sequence is MDGLDPSVFAISRPALHDYAATARPDIMVECYRSDAGRMESCGALHRLSLNRTSHGRYAFRIGDGPTRRVARPSWTLGVQPAGLPLFVDGDGADYISIFQPPEAYRRIGREIGPAQFEDGEMLVAADPVTIHVALALAELARRPEATDPLLAEQLGLSFAACTLRLLSHRPAPRPERPDALSPDRLRRVLEHIEDALEDGDLSLAELAAVARLSPFHFSRAFKAATGRAPHQFVLARRVERAKTLLARPDLALAEIAYRVGFASQAHFSTAFRRATGTTPARFRAEG
- a CDS encoding nuclear transport factor 2 family protein, with the translated sequence MAVTDKDIADLVARAADANAALMRGDVEGYFALISLADDFTLMSPFGGPPSRGFDMSSDRVAALGRFFRAGRTALELVQAYASGDMAVLAVIERQTAEVGGLPDQDWSLRVTLVFRRDGTEWRLVHRHADALVHGISLDQAAAIARGEAELHSRPGGQA
- a CDS encoding helix-turn-helix transcriptional regulator; this encodes MVNYQEPALDRTFAALADPTRRALIARLGEEQDVSVSELARPFTMSLPAVMKHLDVLSDAGLITRTKTGRTVTCRLSAAPMEQAMGWLSRYQRFWSEQLDRLAAFVEEESCSPSPASASGAASPPLPPGSTRPGSSRKK
- a CDS encoding ABC transporter ATP-binding protein, with the translated sequence MTAGVDSAAIRCRGLAIGYGAMPVLDGVDLDVPQGGFLTILGPSGCGKSTLLRVVADLLAPLGGEIAVLGGPPEAARARRDIGFVFQDPTLLPWRNVRANIELPLQVGRGRSARPDRVATEDLLALLGLGGLAERMPDQLSGGQRQRVAIARALLSRPRILLMDEPFGALDEITRDRLNDELLALWRRTGTTVVFVTHSIAEAVYLGQQVLVLAAHPGRVLEIVDLRPLKDSDGRCDRDAPEVTAVCAHLRRLLAEGSGAPT
- a CDS encoding ABC transporter permease, whose protein sequence is MTRPSDLLWPALGALSILLAWQFAVPALGVPAFIVPTPAAVFGKLWTDRALLLANAGPTALEAVLGFLLGNAVAVLLAVLFTYSRPVRAAYFPIVLFLNTIPVLALAPIFILMFGLGLLPKIVIAAVICFFPTLIAMARGLTLATPNEHELMRVLSASGWETFWRLRAPRSLPMLFTALRIAATGSVIGAIVGEWIGSNAGLGALIIQATFNYQADRLFAAVFVAAAMGLMAFGLVVLVERLGFRRWVR
- a CDS encoding ABC transporter substrate-binding protein, with protein sequence MTAFDRRTVLAGIAAFGAGIALRIPEGRAEAAKVVIKYDWLISNGQIGDVVALKQGLFQAEGLEVEFSPGGPNSATVPPVVTGQAALGQFSDSAQLLLARGSGVPVKIIACGYRSGPFAFYSLPRAPIRSVKDMIGKRIGIQPTARFVLDAILAQNRIDPSQLDITNIGFDMTPLVAGQVDAVTGWITNTKALSVIGPDRIDLMMKDTGLPSYSNVYFATDTALEQNAEVLAKFLRAVAKGWAWTHAHPKEAVDLTVDAYPQLDRETEQATVGLVLKLSFDADTRAKGWGWFDPDAIAEQVRIYDSIGQFQGSAPKPEECWSGAILEMTAADRPKLG
- a CDS encoding DUF4142 domain-containing protein, with protein sequence MTDRIAAAALAALLLGTTPGWAQTVDPTTPAPGNPATTPAGTPERKPGTPAPHRPNASDQVFVVAAAQGGLAEVAFGKLAEAQGGSDAVRDFGRQMVRDHGKANDRLADLAKAAGIVLPREMDAEHQAIHDKLKGLKGADFDRAYVASQIADHQVTAQLLEYEIGAGQDEGLKGFATETLPVVFHHLQMAQGLHTEMATASTAPPIPKAK
- a CDS encoding VOC family protein — its product is MPFAQAHPITDICFLVEDVERAAAFYIGKLGFRLRRRAPGFADFKGAGLTLALWEIGHIAEHTGVSGRRAPPQVHKACAAAELPSPDTIDAVYRELSALGVTFTRPPADYPWNARCAYFTDPDDNLWEIYAWLDGGPVGDVEGPAA